The genomic window CAAGCCTAATTGCCGGAACCGTTGGCGGATGTAGTGAGCGGCCCGGTGTTCGCCCTTGGTCACGTAGCCCCGGCCGTGCATGGCAGGAGCGGCCAGGGTAGTAATGGTGGCGCGGGCGCGACCTAAGTCTTGGCTCTGGGCGCCGGTACTGAACGTTGCACCATACAGGGCCCCGACACCAAGCCCCCAACGACGGGTGAAAGTTAGCAGGGAGGTAGAAGGCTGCATAGGCATTGCGGGGATTTAGGCCCACCAGCGACGGGAGGCCCGGGCCAGGAGTAAGCCCGCCACCGTGCCGATACCGTCACTGATAAGGTCGGACCACTCGCCGTGGCGTCCAAGGTCCATCGTAACCTGCAGGAACTCGATGAAAGCGCCCAGCAGAATTCCCTCCGTTAGAACTAGGCCGAATGCGTAGCGGCGCCGGCTAGCGTAGCGCTGCTGCCGGATGCTGGAAAAGTAGCTGAGCGCTGCCAGCACCAGAAAAACGAAAGCATGGGCGGCGGTGTCGAAGGAAATAAGCTCCCAGGGTGGTACCTCCGGCATCGATTTGGCCGGCGTCAGGGTGAGCACCAAAATCAGCGCCGCCCACGCCAGGGGCAGAGCGGCAAGTGCTCGGCGACGAGGCGGGGGCGGCGCGGTAGGCTGCACGATAGAAGTGTGGCTTAGGCGCCGACTAGTTCACCGTAGCTTTCGGCCGTGAGCAGGGCGTCGATTTCGGCTGGGTTCGACAGGCTCATTTTGATCATCCAGCCGTCGCCGTAAGGGTCGGAGTTTACCGTCTCGGGGCTGCCGTCGAGCTTGTCGTTGATTTCGACTACCGTGCCCGATACGGGGCTAAACAGGTCAGAAACCGTCTTTACAGCCTCAACAGTGCCGAAAATCTCATTCTGAGCTACTTCCTTGTCGAGCGTGTCAATGTCTACGTACACGATGTCGCCGAGCTCTTTCTGGGCGTGGTCGGTGATGCCGATATAAGCAAATTCGCCTTCCACACGAATCCATTCGTGCTCTTTGGTGTACTTCAGATTAGCGGGGAGATTCATGGGGTGTTGTTTTGGGAGGGTTGAATACCGGCGCAGGGCGCCCGGAGCCAAAAGTACGGGTTGGCGTGCGAAATGGCTAAGGACCGGAGCCCGCAAATACCCCGAAACGCAAAAAAACAGCCCCGGCTCCTGTCGGAACCGGGGCTGAAAGGGAATTCAAGCCGCCAGCATGCCGGCTTATTGCGACAAGCTGTAGCGAAGCTGCAGCCCACCCTCGGTGGCTGAGTTCCTGAACGAGTTCTGCACCCGGGGCTCGGTAACGGTGCGGGAGAAGAAAATCTGCAGGTTGAGGCGCTGGTTGAGCACGTAGTCGATGGTGGGGCGAAGCTGCAACTGACGGGTACCATTAGAGGTCAGGCCCTTGGCCCGGCCAACGGAAGGCTCCGCGTTGACCAACAACTGCCCGCTCTTGTCCAGAGAAAGTGGATCGACTACGGCTTCGATGGTACGCTGAATGGTGGTGTTGTCGCGAATAGACAGGTCGAGGCGGGCCGTCAGCTCGTTTTTCAGCACCCGCTGCTCCCCGCCAATACGGAACGGAATCTTCAGGCGGTTGGTCGCGTAGCCGAAGCCGATTACCAATTCCTGGGAGTGTAGCTCGGTTACCTGGGCGTTGTTGGTAGTGCTCAGGGTAATACCCCGTTCCGTGCGCAGCTCTACCCGGCCGGTGACTTTTTGCAGGGTCTGGAAGTTGACGCCAATCAGCGGGGAGAGGCGCTCGGCAATGGTTACCTGCCCCACGATGAAGTAAGGAATAAACTGCCCGGAGGTGTTGAGCAGGTCCGGGAAGGAACCGGGCTCCTGCCCGTACAGCGTGGAGGTAGTGTAGCTGGCTACCGTGTACGACGAGGAATACTGGTGATTCAGGGTGATGGAGCGGAAGTAGCGCTTCATAAAGGGCAGCTCAGCCAGGCCGTTGTAGTCGATGCGCCAGTTGGGCACGGGTAGCAAGGCGAAGGGGTTGAACTTCTTAGCCTTGTAGCCATCCGACGAACGGCCCTGGTAAGCATCAATAAAGGCTGGAATGAGTACTTCCTGCGAGTTGTAGCCGTAGGCACCCGTCTTGTCGGGCCGGCTAGGGTCATAAGCGTTGGGGTTGGCTTGCTGAAGCCGGTCCCGGATAATGCCACGGTTGGCTATGAACCGCTCGAATGCTTTGGAAACGTTCCCATTTTCCGAACGGTCTCCGAACAGCGTCTTGATGGAAATAAACGAGGTGGTAAACGTGCCCGAGCTTTGCGGCAACCGTTCAGCCAGGCTGCCGGGGCCGAAGTCGCCGACGGTACGGGTGTAGGGCAGCAGGGTGATAGGATCCAAGGCCAGGCGGTAGAACGTCTCGTTGTTGCGCACCCGCTGCCAGCGGCCGTCCAGCTGAATGTTAAAGTCGCGGAACGGTTCCAGGGCAGTGCGCAGGGTCAGGTTTTCAGTCAGCAACGAGCTGAATGGAGTGTTGAGCAGGTCACTGCGCTGGGTATACCAACCGTTGGAGCTGACGCGGTTGTAGAGGTCGTCCAACTCGTACTGCTTGCCCAGAACAAAGGGGATGCCAGGGGCATAGTCGTTGTTCAGCCCGAATAAACGGGTGCCGGGCAAATAGCCGGGCACCAGCGTGCCAGTGCTGCGGGTGTAGGTGAAGTTCAACGAGCGGGCCGTCATCAGGGAGCGGAGCACGGCTTTGAGGGCGCGCAGCTCCGGACCCTTGGCCGAGTCCTGGGCGGGGGTGGCAGCCGTCGATTGGTCCTTGTCCCGCAATTGACCCAGCGCGGGCGGCGTCAGGGTCCCGCGGCGGCCGGCGGCCCGCTCCTGCTGGCCGGGCGGCTGGGCGTTATTGATGATGTTGAGGTAGCGTACTTTGTTGTAGAGCTTCACCAAGTCAATTCTGCCGTTGGCGCTGATTTCGGCGTTGTTCTGCAGCGTATTGCCAATATTGACGGGTTGGGTAAGGCGTAGGCTATCCGGGTCTTTGGCAGTGGGAAACAGGGATGTCCGCATTGCTGTAGAAGCGGCCTGCCAGCTATAGTTAGCCGCGTAGCGCGTGTCGGCCGACAGCCAGTCGGTCAGGGGAAACTTATCCAGGGGCAGCCGGTAGGTCAGGGCAATGGTTTGGTTGAAGTTGGTGGTCCGGCCCCCGCGCAGCAGGTTGTTGCGCAGCTCCTGGCGGTTGGCCTGGGCAATGGGGTCATTGCCCACGCTCGGCCCGGCCCCCTCGTCGATGACCGAGCGGTTATTGGCAGTGTAGTCGAAGATCAGGCTCTTGGTCAGGTCCCACTTCAGGTCGTAAATCCGGTTGAAGAAGAAGCTCTTCTGGTAAATCGGGGCAATACCGTCGGTAGTCGGCACCTGGCCCGGCAGCTGGGTGCGCTGCAGCTGCCGCTCGTTGTAGCGCCGGTCCAGGTCGGCCCGGAAGGCAAAGCGGCTGGGCAGGGGCGTGAAGTTCAGATCCTGGAAAATCTTCAGGTAAGGCGAATCCAGTGCCTTCACCTTGGCCAGCGGCGTGTAGTTTTTGGGCGTCGTCTGGTACACGTAGGCCAGGGCCCCGGTGTAGGTTTTGGTGTAGTCCCGGTCGGTGCGGATGTCGGTGTGCGTGCGCTCGGTCAGGGCGTAGCTCAGGGCGAAATTTTCCACGTCGTAGGGCCGTACCTTCTTCTCGGGGTTGATCCGCTCCTTGCGCACGTTGAGCAGGCTGATACTTCGACTATTAGTTTGGTCGATAACCTCTTTGCGGTAGGCCGCTCGTTCCTCAGCCGTTTCAAACTTCTGCAAGGACTGCTCGAGCTTGGTATCGGGGTCGAGGGGGTCGTACTTGGGGCTGCGGCTTTCCTGCCCGGCCTGCACCAGCACCGGAATCCGCAGGCCCAGCTTTTCGGGTAGGAACTTGTCGGCGGCAACGGCCGCGTTCAGGTCGCCGCGCAGCACGTTGTCCAGGGAGCGTTGGGCCACCTTGTCCTGCAGGCCGCCGAAGCCCACGGAGGTGAAGCTGCCGGTAGCGGTGATGTTGGCCAGGTCGGCCAGCTTGGTATTGAAGCGGGCCGTGGCTGCCCAGCCATTTTCCCGCTCGAAGTCGAACACCCGGAACTCATCGGCCCACAGGCACAAAGACTTGGGCGCGTTGTCGTCTACGGGGTTGAGCACGCCAATCATGACGCCCTGCACGGCGCTAAAGTCGGGGTTACCCAGGATGGTAATGGTGGCGCCGTTGGGCAGCTGGGTCACGTAGGGCACATTCAGGTCCACGTGCTGTTGGTTGCGGGTCGCCTTGGCGTCGATAAACTGCTGGAAGGAAATCTGGATTTCGTTTTCCTCGGGCCAGATTTCGCGCTGCCCCGTGGCGCCGGGCCGGGTAATGCGCAGCGGCAGGGAGTACTCGTAGTAGTTCTGGGTGTAGTCGGTGCCGATGCGCACGAAGGCCCGCACAGCCCCATCGGCTAGGTTCCGGTCGTCGCTTTCGGCGTGCAAGAACAGGCGCAGCTGCTTGTAGCGCAGCATGCTGATGTTAATATTCTTGTAGGCAGCCTTGCCCACCCCATCGCGCAGGTCTTCCACGCACAGGCGCAAGGACTGCTCGTTCTGCTGCCGGTTAACGGTGCTGGAGCCGTATTCCTTGTCGCGCTGAATGTTGGGCGGCAGCACGTAGGGAATGGCGTCGGTGCCGCTCACGCCGGCAATGCCGTTTTCCTCGATGCTCACCGTCGAGATGGTGAAGGGCGTATTGTCGGTGCCGCAGTTCAGGCAGGGGGCGCCGGGCTGAGAAATCGGGCTTAGGAAGCGGCGCCACTGGTTGGCCACAAACTGGGGCTGCACCATGCGCAGCACCACGGGCTGGTCCCAGCCGGTGAGGTACATGCGCACGAAGCGGATGGATTTGAAGCCGAATGGCTCCCCATTGGGCGTGCCGCGCACGGCCGAGGGCTGCCGGATCGGGATGCGGAACTGGTACCACGACACCTGGTCGCCGTTGACGGAGTTGGTCACCTTGTCCACGATGTAGTTCTGGCCTACTTCCAGGGTACCGGGGCGCAGGCTCATTTTCCACTCGTAGTACCGCTCCGTGTCCGAAATGACGTTGTCGCGGTTCAGGTCTTCCTTGTCGGGCAGGGCCGTGGAGCTCAGCTGGCTGTTCTCCTGGGAATTGCCTTCCATGCCGTTATACTGCTTATAGCGGCCCAGAATCTTGTAGTTGTTGTTGGTGTAGAAGTCGTCGAGGTGGTGACGGAAGTTGTCGGCCGAGGGGTCGGCTACGCCGCTGTACACCCCGTTGAAGAATGCCTTTTCCTCGTTATCGTCGAGACCTTCGAGGCCGATGTCCTGGCGGGTGCGGCCACCGGGGGCGGCGCTGAAGGCATCGGTCAGGAACTGCTGGCGGGTCACGCGGCCCCACAGAGTCTTCTTGGTGTCTTGTTCGATGGTAGCCGGGTCGGTGGGCAGGCCGTTCTCAAACTCGTGCTGGTTGGCATCCACCAGCAGGTCTTCCGATACCGAGCCCAGGTTCAGGTACAGTTCCCCGCCGGTCCGGCGGCCGGTGTTGTCAAAGTCGGTGCCTTCCGAATCCTTGATGTGGCCGC from Hymenobacter chitinivorans DSM 11115 includes these protein-coding regions:
- the sov gene encoding T9SS outer membrane translocon Sov/SprA, which produces MLHLNSGKKSLTVSVVIVASLLAWWSQAAPTAAGPFALRQLWAWLPKPGRLRGAALVAAPDTPRVALSDTSRYRPSRRPKVAPEDRPGSPFAPQRRQSPLLLDLPSNVNLQVTPDDSLEYYDVREKVGTDIDFRDPSRLTFEEYSEWQQRRAVRDYFRTRSAGGVVGDPAAPETKRLIPKIYLGPMADRLFGGSYVDIRPNGAVTLRMGARFNRNLNPTLTLRQQRVGDFQYEQNMNLNLTGQIGEKLRLTFNYDTKAAFDFENNMKLDYTGFETEIIRKIELGNVSLPLNNSLIQGGQNLFGVKTQLQFGKLAVTAVASTLRGTADAVSVQNGAQSRNFEIKSSQYERDRHFFLSQFFRDRYDAALRNLPTIQSGVEINNIEVYVTNDNRQSDNLRNVVALMDLAEPVRVYRSQFQRTASRTPAANESNPEYQDVVLADPSARNIESVDNYLNNRYGGLQQLAKTVDYERVRARLLNSREYTFNAQLGYLSLNTPLLPEQVLAVAYTYTYNGKSYTVGEISTNSTQVNQDQVIYLKMLKASNPGVNLANPNVNPANKNLETRNLPTWDLMMKNIYSLNASQLNRDNFQLQIVYKDDATGVDLISLKEGQRIANKPLIQVLNLDNVNPNNDQNPDGNFDFFPGTTIDPDLGKIIFPVVEPFGSYLRAQFDTTGAAGGNAQRERDLARQYVYQELYTQTQSDAQQRQEKDKFFLRGRFQATATDEISLPGLGIAEGSVRVTSGSTVLEEGRDYQVFYDQAKVKILNASYLNSANELKVSFEKNALVQVQPRKLLGARFDYRLNQDVNFGATVLHLLENQAPGINRVNIGDEPGNNTIYGFDVNMRRESRALTKYLDMLPLISTKEPSSVAFSGEIAQLVPGKSKLGRGEDGVSYIDDFENARTPYSLGGVSAATAWRLAATPITVPKPANTNDLGYGFKRAKLAWYTIDQTYYTGGPGKPGNINDNDLKEHYTRGIQRTEIFPNRDVGATGNGFEYSLDLAYFPQERGQYNYNPAVSPDGKFLNPGNPTLNKDNYGGISREITFDTDFDNANVEYMEFWMMDPFIGGARGHIKDSEGTDFDNTGRRTGGELYLNLGSVSEDLLVDANQHEFENGLPTDPATIEQDTKKTLWGRVTRQQFLTDAFSAAPGGRTRQDIGLEGLDDNEEKAFFNGVYSGVADPSADNFRHHLDDFYTNNNYKILGRYKQYNGMEGNSQENSQLSSTALPDKEDLNRDNVISDTERYYEWKMSLRPGTLEVGQNYIVDKVTNSVNGDQVSWYQFRIPIRQPSAVRGTPNGEPFGFKSIRFVRMYLTGWDQPVVLRMVQPQFVANQWRRFLSPISQPGAPCLNCGTDNTPFTISTVSIEENGIAGVSGTDAIPYVLPPNIQRDKEYGSSTVNRQQNEQSLRLCVEDLRDGVGKAAYKNINISMLRYKQLRLFLHAESDDRNLADGAVRAFVRIGTDYTQNYYEYSLPLRITRPGATGQREIWPEENEIQISFQQFIDAKATRNQQHVDLNVPYVTQLPNGATITILGNPDFSAVQGVMIGVLNPVDDNAPKSLCLWADEFRVFDFERENGWAATARFNTKLADLANITATGSFTSVGFGGLQDKVAQRSLDNVLRGDLNAAVAADKFLPEKLGLRIPVLVQAGQESRSPKYDPLDPDTKLEQSLQKFETAEERAAYRKEVIDQTNSRSISLLNVRKERINPEKKVRPYDVENFALSYALTERTHTDIRTDRDYTKTYTGALAYVYQTTPKNYTPLAKVKALDSPYLKIFQDLNFTPLPSRFAFRADLDRRYNERQLQRTQLPGQVPTTDGIAPIYQKSFFFNRIYDLKWDLTKSLIFDYTANNRSVIDEGAGPSVGNDPIAQANRQELRNNLLRGGRTTNFNQTIALTYRLPLDKFPLTDWLSADTRYAANYSWQAASTAMRTSLFPTAKDPDSLRLTQPVNIGNTLQNNAEISANGRIDLVKLYNKVRYLNIINNAQPPGQQERAAGRRGTLTPPALGQLRDKDQSTAATPAQDSAKGPELRALKAVLRSLMTARSLNFTYTRSTGTLVPGYLPGTRLFGLNNDYAPGIPFVLGKQYELDDLYNRVSSNGWYTQRSDLLNTPFSSLLTENLTLRTALEPFRDFNIQLDGRWQRVRNNETFYRLALDPITLLPYTRTVGDFGPGSLAERLPQSSGTFTTSFISIKTLFGDRSENGNVSKAFERFIANRGIIRDRLQQANPNAYDPSRPDKTGAYGYNSQEVLIPAFIDAYQGRSSDGYKAKKFNPFALLPVPNWRIDYNGLAELPFMKRYFRSITLNHQYSSSYTVASYTTSTLYGQEPGSFPDLLNTSGQFIPYFIVGQVTIAERLSPLIGVNFQTLQKVTGRVELRTERGITLSTTNNAQVTELHSQELVIGFGYATNRLKIPFRIGGEQRVLKNELTARLDLSIRDNTTIQRTIEAVVDPLSLDKSGQLLVNAEPSVGRAKGLTSNGTRQLQLRPTIDYVLNQRLNLQIFFSRTVTEPRVQNSFRNSATEGGLQLRYSLSQ
- a CDS encoding VanZ family protein, with product MQPTAPPPPRRRALAALPLAWAALILVLTLTPAKSMPEVPPWELISFDTAAHAFVFLVLAALSYFSSIRQQRYASRRRYAFGLVLTEGILLGAFIEFLQVTMDLGRHGEWSDLISDGIGTVAGLLLARASRRWWA
- the gcvH gene encoding glycine cleavage system protein GcvH; the protein is MNLPANLKYTKEHEWIRVEGEFAYIGITDHAQKELGDIVYVDIDTLDKEVAQNEIFGTVEAVKTVSDLFSPVSGTVVEINDKLDGSPETVNSDPYGDGWMIKMSLSNPAEIDALLTAESYGELVGA